From a single Fusobacterium pseudoperiodonticum genomic region:
- the rplL gene encoding 50S ribosomal protein L7/L12 has protein sequence MAFNKEQFIADLEAMTVLELKELVSALEEHFGVTAAAPVAVAAAGPVEAAEEKTEFDIVLKNAGGNKIAVIKEVRAITGLGLKEAKDLVDNGGVIKEAAPKEEAEAIKEKLTAAGAEVEVK, from the coding sequence ATGGCATTCAATAAAGAACAATTTATAGCTGATTTAGAAGCTATGACAGTATTAGAATTAAAAGAATTAGTATCTGCATTAGAAGAACACTTTGGAGTAACTGCTGCTGCACCTGTAGCTGTAGCTGCTGCTGGACCAGTTGAAGCTGCTGAAGAAAAAACTGAATTTGATATCGTATTAAAGAACGCAGGTGGAAACAAAATAGCTGTAATTAAAGAAGTTAGAGCTATCACTGGTTTAGGATTAAAAGAAGCTAAAGACTTAGTTGATAACGGTGGAGTAATCAAAGAAGCTGCACCAAAAGAAGAAGCTGAAGCTATAAAAGAAAAATTAACTGCAGCTGGAGCAGAAGTAGAAGTAAAATAG
- the rpoB gene encoding DNA-directed RNA polymerase subunit beta, whose amino-acid sequence MQKLIERLDFGKIKPRGSMPHFLEFQLNSYEDFLQTNMSPNKREDKGFELAFKEVFPIESSNGDVRLEYIGYELHEAEAPLNDELECKRRGKTYSNSLKVRLRLINKKMGNEIQESLVYFGEVPKMTERATFIINGAERVVVSQLHRSPGVSFSKEVNTQTGKDLFSGKIIPYKGTWLEFETDKNDFLSVKIDRKKKVLATVFLKAVDFFKDNKEIIEHFLEAKELNLKSLYKKYAKEPEELLNVLKQELEGSLVKEDILDEETGEFIAETEATITEELINILIENKIETISYWFVGPEDKLLANTLANDETLTEEQAVVEVFKKLRPGDQVTIDSARSLIRQMFFNPQRYDLEPVGRYKMNKRLKLDVADDQISLTKEDVLGTMKYVTDLYNGDQNVHTDDIDNLSNRRIRGVGELLLMQIKTGLAKMNKMVKEKMTTQDIETVSPQSLLNTRPLNALIQDFFGSGQLSQFMDQSNPLAELTHKRRISALGPGGLSRERAGFEVRDVHDSHYGRICPIETPEGPNIGLIGSLATYAKINKYGFIETPYVKVENGVALVDDVHYLAADEEDGLFIAQADTKLGKGNKLQGLVVCRYGHEIVEIEPERVNYMDVSPKQVVSVSAGLIPFLEHDDANRALMGSNMQRQAVPLLRPEAPFIGTGLERKVAVDSGAVVTTKVAGKVIYVDGKKIVIEDADKKEHTYRLLNYERSNQSMCLHQTPLVDLGDVVKAGDIIADGPATKSGDLALGRNILMGFMPWEGYNYEDAILISDRLRKEDVFTSIHIEEYEIDARATKLGDEEITREIPNVSESALRNLDENGIIMIGSEVGPGDILVGKTAPKGETEPPAEEKLLRAIFGEKARDVRDTSLTMPHGSKGVVVDILELSRENGDELKAGVNKSIRVLVAEKRKITVGDKMSGRHGNKGVVSRVLPAEDMPFLEDGTHLDVVLNPLGVPSRMNIGQVLEVHLGMAMRTLNGGTCISTPVFDGATEEQVKDYLEKQGFPRTGKVTLYDGRTGEKFDNKVTVGIMYMLKLHHLVEDKMHARAIGPYSLVTQQPLGGKAQFGGQRLGEMEVWALEAYGASNILQEMLTVKSDDITGRTKTYEAIIKGEAMPESDLPESFKVLLKEFQALALDIELCDDEDNVINVDEEVEVEETPTEYSPQYEIDTFGLHEIDEDAEEDVEDLE is encoded by the coding sequence GTGCAAAAACTCATTGAAAGACTTGATTTTGGAAAAATAAAACCTAGAGGATCAATGCCTCATTTTCTTGAATTCCAATTAAATTCTTATGAAGATTTTTTACAAACAAATATGTCCCCAAATAAAAGGGAAGATAAAGGATTTGAATTGGCATTTAAAGAAGTGTTCCCAATAGAATCTTCAAATGGAGATGTAAGGCTAGAATACATAGGATATGAGTTACATGAAGCAGAAGCTCCATTGAATGACGAGCTAGAATGTAAAAGAAGAGGAAAAACATATTCTAATTCATTGAAAGTTAGATTGAGACTAATCAATAAAAAGATGGGAAATGAGATTCAAGAATCTTTAGTTTATTTTGGAGAAGTTCCTAAAATGACAGAAAGAGCTACATTTATTATAAATGGAGCAGAAAGAGTTGTTGTATCACAATTACATAGATCACCAGGAGTTTCTTTTAGTAAAGAAGTAAATACTCAAACAGGTAAGGACTTATTTTCAGGAAAAATAATTCCATACAAAGGGACTTGGTTAGAATTCGAAACGGATAAAAATGACTTTTTAAGTGTAAAAATAGATAGAAAGAAAAAAGTTTTAGCAACTGTATTTTTAAAAGCAGTAGATTTCTTTAAAGATAACAAAGAAATCATAGAACATTTCTTAGAAGCTAAAGAATTAAACTTAAAGTCATTATATAAGAAATATGCAAAAGAACCTGAAGAATTATTAAATGTTTTAAAACAAGAACTAGAAGGTTCATTAGTTAAAGAAGATATCTTAGATGAGGAAACAGGGGAATTTATAGCAGAAACAGAAGCTACAATAACTGAAGAACTTATCAATATTTTAATAGAAAACAAAATAGAAACTATTTCTTATTGGTTTGTTGGACCTGAAGATAAATTACTTGCTAACACTTTAGCTAATGATGAAACTTTAACAGAAGAACAAGCAGTTGTTGAAGTATTTAAAAAATTAAGACCGGGAGATCAAGTAACTATTGATTCAGCTAGAAGTTTAATCAGACAAATGTTCTTTAACCCACAAAGATATGACTTAGAACCTGTGGGAAGATATAAAATGAACAAAAGATTGAAACTTGATGTAGCAGATGATCAAATTTCATTAACTAAAGAAGATGTTTTAGGAACAATGAAATATGTTACTGACCTTTATAATGGTGACCAAAATGTTCATACAGACGATATAGATAATCTATCTAATAGACGTATTAGAGGGGTTGGAGAATTACTTCTTATGCAAATCAAAACAGGACTTGCTAAGATGAATAAAATGGTTAAGGAAAAAATGACTACTCAAGATATAGAAACAGTTAGTCCTCAATCATTATTAAATACTAGACCTCTAAATGCACTAATACAAGATTTCTTTGGTTCTGGACAATTATCACAATTCATGGACCAATCAAATCCACTAGCTGAATTAACTCATAAGAGAAGAATATCAGCTCTAGGACCTGGAGGACTTTCAAGAGAAAGAGCAGGGTTCGAAGTAAGAGACGTTCACGATTCTCACTATGGAAGAATCTGTCCAATAGAAACACCAGAAGGACCAAACATTGGACTTATTGGATCTCTTGCAACTTATGCAAAGATTAATAAATACGGATTCATAGAAACTCCATATGTAAAAGTAGAAAATGGAGTAGCTTTAGTTGATGATGTTCATTATCTTGCTGCAGACGAAGAAGATGGACTATTCATAGCTCAAGCCGATACAAAATTAGGTAAAGGTAATAAATTACAAGGTTTAGTAGTTTGTAGATATGGACATGAAATCGTTGAAATAGAACCTGAAAGAGTAAATTATATGGACGTTTCTCCTAAACAAGTGGTATCTGTATCAGCAGGTTTAATACCATTCTTAGAACACGATGATGCCAACAGAGCGTTAATGGGATCTAACATGCAAAGACAAGCAGTTCCTCTATTAAGACCAGAAGCTCCTTTTATAGGAACAGGGCTTGAAAGAAAAGTTGCAGTTGACTCTGGTGCAGTAGTTACAACAAAAGTAGCAGGAAAAGTTATTTATGTTGATGGTAAAAAGATAGTAATAGAAGATGCAGATAAAAAAGAACATACATATAGACTTTTAAATTATGAAAGATCTAACCAATCAATGTGTTTACATCAAACACCTTTAGTTGATTTAGGTGATGTTGTAAAAGCAGGAGATATCATTGCTGATGGACCTGCAACTAAGTCAGGAGACCTAGCTCTAGGTAGAAATATTCTTATGGGATTCATGCCTTGGGAAGGATATAACTACGAAGACGCGATCTTAATCTCTGATAGACTTAGAAAAGAAGATGTATTTACTTCTATACATATAGAAGAATATGAAATAGATGCAAGAGCTACAAAATTAGGTGATGAAGAAATAACAAGAGAAATCCCTAATGTATCTGAAAGTGCATTAAGAAACTTAGATGAAAATGGAATAATCATGATAGGTTCAGAAGTTGGACCTGGAGATATACTTGTTGGAAAAACAGCTCCTAAGGGAGAAACTGAACCACCTGCTGAAGAAAAACTTTTAAGAGCTATATTTGGTGAAAAAGCAAGAGATGTAAGAGATACATCACTTACTATGCCTCATGGTTCTAAAGGAGTTGTCGTTGATATTCTTGAACTTTCAAGAGAAAATGGAGATGAACTAAAAGCAGGAGTAAACAAATCTATTAGAGTTCTAGTTGCTGAAAAACGTAAGATAACTGTAGGGGATAAAATGTCAGGAAGACATGGAAACAAAGGGGTTGTTTCAAGAGTATTACCTGCAGAAGACATGCCATTCTTAGAAGATGGAACACACTTAGATGTTGTATTAAACCCTCTAGGAGTACCATCTCGTATGAACATAGGACAAGTACTAGAAGTACACTTAGGTATGGCAATGAGAACTTTAAATGGTGGAACTTGCATATCTACACCAGTATTTGATGGAGCAACAGAAGAGCAAGTTAAAGATTATCTTGAAAAACAAGGATTCCCAAGAACAGGAAAAGTAACATTATACGATGGAAGAACTGGAGAAAAGTTCGATAACAAAGTTACAGTTGGAATCATGTATATGTTAAAATTACACCACCTTGTTGAAGACAAAATGCATGCGAGAGCAATAGGACCTTATTCGTTAGTAACACAACAACCTCTTGGAGGTAAGGCACAATTCGGTGGACAAAGACTTGGGGAAATGGAAGTTTGGGCATTAGAAGCATATGGAGCATCAAATATACTTCAAGAAATGTTAACAGTTAAATCAGACGATATTACAGGAAGAACTAAAACTTATGAAGCAATAATTAAAGGTGAAGCTATGCCTGAATCTGATTTACCAGAATCATTCAAAGTTCTATTAAAAGAGTTCCAAGCATTGGCACTTGATATAGAATTATGTGATGATGAAGATAATGTTATAAATGTTGATGAAGAAGTTGAAGTTGAAGAAACTCCAACAGAATATTCACCACAATATGAAATAGATACATTTGGACTTCATGAAATAGATGAAGATGCTGAAGAAGATGTTGAAGATTTAGAATAG
- the rpoC gene encoding DNA-directed RNA polymerase subunit beta' — MGIRSFDKIRIKLASPEKILEWSHGEVTKPETINYRTLNPEKDGLFCEVIFGPTKDWECSCGKYKRMRYKGLVCEKCGVEVTRAKVRRERMGHITLASPVSHIWYSKGSPNKMSLIIGISSKELESILYFARYIVTSSEEDSIKVGKILTEKEYKLLKQTYPNKFEAYMGADGILKLLTAIDLEALRDELENELIDVNSAQKRKKLVKRLKIVRDFISSGNRPEWMILTNVPVIPAELRPMVQLDGGRFATSDLNDLYRRVINRNNRLKKLLEIKAPEIVVKNEKRMLQEAVDALIDNGRRGKPVVAQNNRELKSLSDMLKGKQGRFRQNLLGKRVDYSARSVIVVGPSLKMNQCGIPKKMALELYKPFIMRELVRRELANNIKMAKKLVEESDDKVWAVIEDVIADHPVLLNRAPTLHRLSIQAFQPVLIEGKAIRLHPLVCSAFNADFDGDQMAVHLTLSPESMMEAKLLMFAPNNIISPSSGEPIAVPSQDMVMGCFYMTKDRDGEKGEGKFFSNLDQVITAYQNDKVGTHAKIKVRINGKLVDTTPGRVLFNEILPEVDRDYSKTYGKKQIKALIKSLYEAHGFTETAELINRVKNFGYHYGTFAGVSVGVEDLVIPPQKKDLLKQADDEVAQIEKDYKSGKIINEERYRKTIEVWSRTTQAVTDAMMDNLDEFNPVYMMATSGARGNTNQMRQLAGMRGNMADTQGRTIEAPIKANFREGLTVLEFFMSSHGARKGLADTALRTADSGYLTRRLVDISHEVIVNEEDCHTHEGIEVEALVDAAGKVIEELKERINGRVLAEDLVHNGKTIATRNTMIHKDLLKKIEELGIKKVKIRSPLTCALEKGVCQKCYGMDLSNYNEILLGEAVGVVAAQSIGEPGTQLTMRTFHTGGVAGAATVVNSKKAENDGKVSFRDIKTIEINGEEVVVSQGGKIIIADNEHEVDSGSVIKVKEGQDVKEGDILVTFDPYHIPIISSHDGKVQYRHFTPKNIRDEKYDVHEYLVVRSVDSTDSEPRVHILDKKNEKLATYNIPYGAYMMVRDGAKVKKGDIIAKIIKLGEGTKDITGGLPRVQELFEARNPKGKAILSEIDGRIEILPAKKKQMRVINVRSLTNPDDFKEYLIPMGERLVVTDGLKIKAGDKITEGAISPYDILNIKGLVAAEQFILESVQQVYREQDVTVNDKHIEIIVKQMFRKVRIVDSGASLYLEDEVIEKRIVDLENKKLAEEGKALIKYEPVIQGITKAAVNTGSFISAASFQETTKVLSNAAIEGKVDYLEGLKENVILGKKIPAGTGFNKYKAIKVKYSSDEEKSEEE, encoded by the coding sequence ATGGGAATAAGAAGTTTTGATAAAATTAGAATAAAATTAGCCTCTCCTGAAAAAATATTAGAATGGTCTCATGGAGAAGTAACAAAACCTGAGACTATAAATTATAGAACTTTAAATCCTGAAAAAGATGGATTGTTTTGTGAAGTAATATTTGGGCCAACAAAGGATTGGGAATGCTCTTGTGGAAAATATAAGAGAATGAGATATAAAGGCCTAGTTTGTGAAAAGTGTGGAGTTGAAGTAACAAGAGCTAAGGTTAGAAGAGAAAGAATGGGACATATAACTCTAGCTTCTCCTGTATCTCATATTTGGTATTCTAAAGGAAGTCCAAATAAGATGTCTTTAATTATTGGTATTTCTTCTAAAGAATTGGAATCAATTTTATATTTTGCAAGATATATAGTAACTTCAAGTGAAGAAGATTCTATAAAAGTTGGAAAAATATTAACTGAAAAAGAATATAAATTATTAAAGCAAACATACCCAAATAAGTTTGAAGCTTATATGGGAGCTGATGGAATTTTAAAACTTTTAACAGCTATTGATTTAGAAGCTTTAAGAGATGAGCTAGAAAATGAATTAATAGATGTAAATTCTGCTCAAAAGAGAAAGAAATTAGTAAAGAGATTAAAAATAGTTAGAGATTTCATTTCATCAGGAAATAGACCTGAATGGATGATACTTACAAATGTTCCAGTAATTCCAGCTGAACTAAGACCAATGGTTCAACTTGATGGAGGAAGATTTGCAACATCTGACTTAAACGATTTATACAGAAGAGTAATAAACAGAAATAACAGACTTAAAAAATTATTAGAAATAAAAGCTCCAGAAATTGTTGTAAAGAATGAAAAAAGAATGTTACAAGAAGCTGTGGACGCTCTTATAGATAATGGTAGAAGAGGTAAACCAGTAGTTGCTCAAAATAATAGAGAATTAAAATCTTTATCTGATATGTTAAAAGGAAAACAAGGAAGATTCAGACAAAACTTACTAGGAAAAAGAGTTGACTACTCAGCAAGATCGGTTATTGTTGTTGGACCATCTTTAAAGATGAACCAATGTGGTATACCTAAGAAAATGGCTCTTGAATTATATAAACCATTTATAATGAGAGAGTTAGTGAGAAGAGAATTAGCTAATAATATAAAAATGGCTAAAAAATTAGTTGAAGAATCTGACGATAAAGTATGGGCAGTAATAGAAGATGTTATAGCAGATCACCCTGTTCTACTAAACAGAGCCCCTACACTACACAGATTATCAATACAAGCTTTCCAACCTGTATTGATAGAAGGTAAAGCTATAAGATTACACCCTCTAGTTTGTTCAGCATTCAACGCTGACTTCGACGGAGACCAAATGGCTGTACACTTAACTTTATCTCCTGAATCAATGATGGAAGCAAAACTTTTAATGTTTGCTCCTAATAATATCATTTCACCATCAAGTGGAGAACCTATAGCTGTTCCTTCACAAGATATGGTTATGGGATGTTTCTATATGACTAAAGATAGAGATGGAGAAAAAGGAGAAGGAAAATTCTTCTCAAATCTTGATCAAGTTATAACAGCATACCAAAATGATAAAGTAGGAACTCATGCTAAGATAAAGGTTAGAATTAATGGAAAATTAGTTGATACAACTCCAGGAAGAGTTTTATTCAATGAAATTTTACCTGAAGTAGATAGAGACTACAGTAAAACTTATGGTAAAAAACAAATAAAAGCCTTAATAAAATCTTTATATGAAGCACATGGATTTACAGAAACAGCTGAACTTATAAACAGAGTTAAAAACTTTGGATATCACTATGGTACTTTTGCTGGAGTTTCAGTTGGAGTTGAAGACTTAGTAATTCCACCACAAAAGAAAGATTTACTAAAGCAAGCAGATGATGAAGTTGCTCAAATAGAAAAAGATTATAAGTCTGGAAAAATTATAAATGAAGAAAGATATAGAAAGACAATAGAAGTTTGGTCAAGAACTACTCAAGCTGTTACTGATGCAATGATGGATAACTTGGATGAATTCAACCCAGTTTACATGATGGCGACTTCAGGAGCCAGAGGTAATACTAACCAAATGAGACAGTTAGCAGGAATGCGTGGAAACATGGCAGATACACAAGGTAGAACAATAGAAGCTCCTATCAAAGCTAACTTTAGAGAAGGACTAACAGTATTGGAATTCTTTATGTCTTCACACGGAGCGAGAAAAGGACTTGCCGATACAGCTCTAAGAACTGCCGATTCAGGATACTTAACAAGAAGACTTGTTGATATTTCTCATGAAGTTATAGTTAATGAAGAAGATTGTCATACTCATGAAGGAATAGAAGTTGAGGCACTAGTAGATGCTGCTGGTAAAGTAATAGAAGAATTAAAAGAAAGAATAAATGGTAGAGTTTTAGCAGAAGATCTAGTTCACAATGGAAAGACAATTGCTACTAGAAATACTATGATTCATAAAGATCTACTTAAAAAGATAGAAGAATTAGGAATTAAAAAAGTAAAAATAAGATCTCCTTTAACTTGTGCTTTAGAAAAAGGAGTTTGTCAAAAATGTTATGGTATGGACTTATCAAACTACAATGAAATCTTACTAGGAGAAGCTGTTGGAGTAGTTGCTGCTCAATCAATAGGGGAACCTGGTACTCAGCTTACAATGAGAACCTTCCATACAGGAGGGGTTGCAGGAGCTGCAACAGTAGTAAACTCTAAAAAAGCTGAAAATGATGGAAAAGTTTCATTCAGAGATATTAAAACTATTGAAATCAATGGTGAAGAAGTAGTAGTAAGCCAAGGGGGAAAAATTATAATTGCAGATAATGAACATGAAGTTGATTCAGGATCAGTAATAAAAGTTAAAGAAGGACAAGATGTAAAAGAAGGAGATATCCTTGTTACATTCGACCCTTACCATATCCCTATAATTTCATCTCATGATGGTAAAGTTCAATATAGACACTTTACTCCTAAAAATATAAGAGATGAAAAGTATGATGTACATGAATATCTAGTTGTAAGATCAGTTGATAGCACTGACTCTGAACCAAGAGTACATATACTTGATAAGAAAAATGAAAAATTAGCTACTTATAATATACCTTATGGAGCATATATGATGGTAAGAGATGGAGCTAAAGTTAAAAAAGGTGACATCATAGCTAAGATTATCAAATTAGGAGAAGGTACTAAAGACATTACTGGAGGTCTACCAAGAGTACAAGAACTATTTGAAGCTAGAAATCCAAAAGGTAAGGCTATACTTTCTGAAATAGATGGAAGAATAGAAATATTACCAGCTAAGAAGAAACAAATGCGTGTTATTAACGTTAGATCTTTAACAAATCCTGATGATTTCAAAGAATATTTAATTCCAATGGGAGAACGTTTAGTTGTTACTGACGGATTAAAGATAAAAGCAGGAGATAAGATTACAGAAGGAGCTATATCTCCTTATGACATATTGAACATCAAAGGACTAGTTGCTGCGGAACAATTTATACTAGAATCTGTGCAACAAGTTTATAGAGAACAAGATGTTACAGTTAATGATAAACACATAGAAATTATTGTTAAACAAATGTTTAGAAAAGTTAGAATAGTTGATTCAGGAGCTTCTCTATATCTTGAAGATGAAGTTATTGAAAAGAGAATAGTAGATCTTGAAAATAAAAAGTTGGCTGAAGAAGGAAAAGCACTTATTAAATATGAACCAGTTATACAAGGTATTACAAAAGCCGCTGTAAATACTGGAAGCTTTATATCTGCTGCTTCATTCCAAGAAACAACAAAAGTTCTATCTAATGCTGCAATTGAAGGAAAAGTTGACTACCTAGAAGGATTAAAAGAAAATGTAATCTTAGGTAAGAAAATTCCAGCAGGAACAGGATTTAACAAATACAAAGCTATAAAAGTAAAATATAGCAGTGATGAAGAAAAATCAGAAGAGGAATAA
- a CDS encoding YicC/YloC family endoribonuclease: MRSMTGYSKLNYEDENYVISMEIKSVNNKNLTTKVKLPYNLNLLENYIRAEIASFISRGSIDFRIEFEDKNENLKSLKYDEDLAKSCMQILNKMEEDFNEKFSNKLDFLVRNFGVISQKDLDTDEEKYKEIISLKLRELLQDFIKTKVEEGNRLRSFFKEQLNILKSKVEEVKKLKPQVVENYRERLLANVNSVKADIDFKEEDILKEILLFSDRVDITEEVSRLESHFKQLEYEFNADKDSQGKKIEFIFQEIFREFNTMGVKSNMYEISKLVVEGKNELEKMREQIMNIE; encoded by the coding sequence ATGAGAAGTATGACAGGATATTCCAAATTAAATTATGAAGATGAAAATTATGTAATTAGTATGGAAATTAAAAGTGTAAATAATAAAAATTTGACTACGAAAGTTAAACTACCATATAACTTAAACCTTCTTGAAAATTATATAAGAGCTGAAATTGCCTCATTTATAAGTAGAGGTTCTATTGACTTTAGAATCGAGTTTGAAGATAAAAATGAAAATCTTAAAAGTTTAAAATATGACGAAGATTTAGCAAAGTCTTGTATGCAAATTTTAAATAAAATGGAAGAAGATTTTAATGAAAAATTTTCAAATAAGTTAGATTTTTTAGTTAGAAATTTTGGAGTTATTTCACAAAAAGATTTAGATACTGATGAAGAAAAATATAAAGAAATCATAAGTTTAAAGCTTAGAGAATTGCTTCAAGATTTTATAAAAACTAAGGTTGAAGAAGGAAATAGATTGAGAAGCTTTTTTAAAGAGCAATTAAATATTTTAAAATCAAAAGTGGAAGAAGTTAAGAAATTAAAGCCACAGGTTGTAGAAAATTACAGAGAAAGATTATTAGCTAATGTAAACTCTGTAAAAGCTGACATAGATTTCAAAGAAGAAGACATCTTAAAAGAAATCTTATTATTCAGTGATAGAGTGGATATAACTGAGGAAGTTTCAAGATTAGAAAGCCATTTTAAACAGTTAGAATATGAATTTAATGCAGATAAAGACTCTCAAGGAAAGAAAATTGAATTTATCTTTCAAGAAATATTTAGAGAATTTAATACTATGGGTGTAAAATCTAATATGTATGAAATATCTAAATTGGTTGTTGAAGGAAAAAATGAATTAGAAAAAATGAGAGAACAAATAATGAATATAGAGTAG
- the gmk gene encoding guanylate kinase has product MSLGALYVVSGPSGAGKSTVCKLVRERLGINLSISATSRKPRNGEQEGVDYFFITAEEFERKIKNGDFLEYANVHGNYYGTLKSEVEERLQRGEKVLLEIDVQGGVQVKEKFPEANLVFFKTPTKEELEKRLRGRNTDSEEVIQARLKNSLKELEYEDKYDTVIINNEIEQACNDLISIIENGVR; this is encoded by the coding sequence ATGTCTTTAGGCGCTTTATATGTTGTTTCTGGTCCTAGTGGAGCAGGGAAATCAACAGTTTGTAAATTGGTAAGAGAAAGGCTTGGAATAAATTTATCTATATCTGCCACAAGTAGAAAGCCTAGAAATGGTGAACAAGAAGGAGTTGACTATTTCTTTATAACAGCTGAAGAGTTTGAAAGAAAAATAAAAAATGGTGATTTCCTTGAATATGCAAATGTACATGGAAATTATTATGGAACTTTAAAATCTGAAGTTGAAGAAAGGCTTCAAAGAGGAGAAAAAGTATTACTAGAAATAGATGTTCAAGGAGGAGTACAAGTAAAGGAAAAATTCCCTGAAGCTAATTTAGTATTCTTTAAAACTCCAACAAAAGAAGAATTAGAAAAAAGATTAAGAGGAAGAAACACAGATAGTGAAGAGGTTATACAAGCAAGACTTAAAAACTCATTAAAAGAACTTGAATATGAAGATAAATATGACACTGTCATAATAAATAATGAAATTGAACAAGCTTGTAATGATTTAATAAGTATAATTGAAAATGGAGTGAGATAA
- a CDS encoding DNA-directed RNA polymerase subunit omega, which yields MKKEITYDELLSKIPNKYVLTIVCGERARERAKERMERNGEPLPLTKYDKKDTEMKKVFKEILAGKVGYGKDE from the coding sequence ATGAAAAAGGAAATCACTTATGATGAATTATTAAGTAAAATACCAAATAAATATGTTCTTACAATAGTTTGTGGAGAAAGAGCTAGAGAAAGAGCAAAAGAAAGAATGGAAAGAAATGGAGAACCTTTACCACTTACAAAATATGACAAGAAAGATACTGAAATGAAAAAAGTATTTAAAGAAATATTAGCTGGAAAGGTTGGCTATGGTAAAGACGAATAA
- a CDS encoding FAD:protein FMN transferase, which produces MVKTNKFIAFILFFLSIFLISCGKKVEKIEESKFLFGTYIKIVVYSDNKEKAMNSIEKAFNEIQRIDEKYNSKMEGSLIYNLNTTDNKSIKLDAEGLELFKGVKKAYELSEHKYDVTIAPLLELWGFTEEAMELPNLKLPTKEEIEYTKTFVDFSKVHISEDGTLTLESPVKEIDTGSFLKGYAIYRAKEVLKADGIDSAFITSISSMDLIGTKPEGKPWKIGLQNPENPSEILGIVPLKNRAMGVSGDYQTYVEIDGKMYHHILDKDTGYPVEDKKMVVVLCDNAFEADLLSTTFFLMPIDKAIDYANSRDDLEILIVDKDMNIITSKNFEYEEVKK; this is translated from the coding sequence ATGGTAAAGACGAATAAATTTATAGCTTTTATTTTATTTTTCTTGAGCATATTTTTAATTTCTTGTGGTAAAAAAGTAGAAAAAATAGAAGAATCTAAATTTCTATTTGGAACATACATAAAAATAGTAGTGTATAGTGATAATAAAGAAAAAGCTATGAATTCTATAGAAAAAGCTTTTAATGAAATTCAAAGGATAGATGAAAAATACAATAGTAAAATGGAAGGTAGTTTGATATATAATCTAAATACCACTGATAATAAAAGTATTAAACTAGATGCAGAAGGTTTAGAATTATTTAAAGGTGTAAAAAAAGCCTATGAACTATCAGAACATAAGTATGATGTCACTATAGCACCCCTTTTAGAATTATGGGGCTTCACAGAAGAAGCTATGGAACTTCCAAATTTAAAACTTCCAACAAAGGAAGAGATTGAGTATACTAAAACTTTTGTAGATTTTTCTAAAGTTCATATTTCTGAAGATGGAACTCTAACTTTAGAAAGTCCAGTAAAAGAAATAGATACAGGTTCTTTCTTAAAAGGGTATGCTATTTATAGAGCAAAAGAGGTTTTAAAAGCTGATGGTATAGACAGTGCCTTTATAACTTCAATCTCAAGTATGGATTTAATAGGAACAAAACCAGAAGGAAAACCTTGGAAAATAGGTTTACAAAATCCTGAAAATCCTAGTGAAATCCTAGGAATTGTACCTTTAAAAAATAGAGCTATGGGAGTTTCTGGAGATTATCAAACTTATGTTGAAATAGATGGAAAGATGTATCACCATATCTTAGACAAGGATACAGGTTATCCAGTAGAAGATAAAAAAATGGTAGTAGTATTATGTGATAATGCTTTTGAGGCAGATTTACTATCAACAACTTTCTTTTTAATGCCTATAGATAAGGCAATAGACTATGCAAATAGCAGAGATGACTTGGAAATTTTAATAGTTGACAAGGATATGAATATCATCACAAGTAAAAATTTTGAGTATGAAGAAGTAAAAAAATAA